The proteins below are encoded in one region of Segatella copri:
- the menD gene encoding 2-succinyl-5-enolpyruvyl-6-hydroxy-3-cyclohexene-1-carboxylic-acid synthase, whose product MYSNKENVNILTSLLVAHGVRHAVVCPGSRDAAIVHNLNECEDITCYPVTDERSAGFQALGLSMAEGYQPVVVCVTSGSALLNLYPAVAEAYYQQIPLIVISADRPAQWINQLDGQTLPQPDALGQMVRKSVSLPEVFAGEQQEEMHWYCNRLVNEALLKSMGRVKGPVHINVPISEPFYSFTKEILPVERKIEVAYCRANIDTFDGTPFECVLKAKRPLVVIGQLDNTEKYVDLLAYIDRMPILWESLAMPPYLYKVQEELGEDWNKTTLYGAFENLLDEIKDDERFRPDLVVYIGGHIVSKKLKSYLRSLKGVEQIRISQEADIEDTFMHLTKVMDLPNSDAMSWLDNFGWHNQWEDYRKLWMDALAKSYERKENFKPEFSSLATVKEFFSQLQKVEPQDFKAFTLGGKDAQDDGIYDRKFDTFLPGLMSSVISGNSSAIRLMNLYADRHVYCNRGVNGIEGSLSTAVGFSMCKNKSDKHVYCVLGDLSFFYDQNALWNRNLNGKLRIIVLNNGGGAIFGKFQGLKESQAREEMIMAKHHATAEGICSQNEVKYLAAHTMEEMEQGISQLIHAESERPMLLEVFTDMDVDNEMLEAIQKC is encoded by the coding sequence ATGTATAGCAATAAAGAAAACGTCAATATTTTGACAAGTTTACTGGTAGCGCATGGTGTTCGCCATGCTGTGGTGTGTCCGGGCAGCAGAGATGCAGCCATAGTTCATAATCTCAATGAGTGTGAAGACATCACTTGCTATCCTGTAACCGACGAACGTAGCGCCGGCTTCCAAGCTCTTGGACTTTCTATGGCTGAAGGTTATCAGCCTGTTGTAGTGTGTGTGACTTCGGGTTCTGCATTGCTCAATCTTTATCCGGCAGTAGCTGAGGCTTATTATCAGCAAATCCCGCTCATAGTGATTTCTGCCGACAGACCGGCACAGTGGATCAACCAGCTGGATGGTCAGACGCTTCCTCAGCCTGATGCTTTGGGGCAGATGGTAAGAAAATCGGTATCTCTGCCAGAAGTGTTCGCAGGTGAGCAGCAGGAAGAGATGCATTGGTATTGCAACCGGCTGGTCAACGAAGCGCTGTTAAAAAGCATGGGGCGGGTAAAGGGACCTGTACACATCAATGTACCTATCTCTGAGCCTTTCTATTCGTTTACGAAAGAAATTTTGCCCGTAGAGCGCAAGATAGAGGTTGCTTACTGCAGGGCAAATATTGACACATTTGATGGGACCCCTTTTGAATGTGTGTTAAAAGCCAAACGTCCATTGGTGGTAATAGGCCAGTTGGACAATACCGAAAAATATGTAGACTTGTTGGCTTATATTGACCGGATGCCTATATTATGGGAATCTCTGGCAATGCCACCTTATCTATATAAGGTTCAGGAAGAACTGGGAGAAGATTGGAATAAGACCACCTTGTATGGCGCTTTCGAGAATTTGCTGGATGAAATAAAGGATGATGAAAGATTCCGTCCTGACCTGGTGGTTTATATTGGTGGGCATATTGTAAGCAAGAAGCTGAAATCTTATCTGCGTTCGCTTAAAGGAGTTGAGCAGATAAGAATCTCGCAAGAGGCTGATATCGAAGATACGTTCATGCATCTTACTAAAGTGATGGATTTGCCAAACAGTGATGCTATGTCATGGTTGGATAATTTTGGCTGGCACAACCAGTGGGAGGATTATCGCAAATTGTGGATGGATGCGTTGGCTAAAAGCTATGAACGCAAAGAGAACTTCAAGCCTGAGTTCAGCAGTCTGGCTACCGTAAAGGAATTCTTCAGCCAGCTTCAGAAGGTTGAGCCTCAGGATTTCAAAGCGTTCACCTTAGGCGGTAAAGATGCTCAGGACGATGGTATCTATGACCGCAAATTCGATACATTCCTTCCTGGTCTGATGAGCAGCGTCATCTCCGGCAACAGTTCTGCCATCCGGTTGATGAATCTGTATGCCGACCGCCATGTTTACTGCAATCGTGGAGTGAACGGCATAGAAGGTTCTCTTTCTACGGCTGTAGGTTTCTCTATGTGCAAGAACAAGTCTGATAAGCATGTATACTGCGTTCTCGGCGACCTGAGTTTCTTTTATGACCAGAATGCGCTCTGGAATAGAAATCTGAACGGCAAGCTCCGTATCATCGTGCTCAATAATGGTGGCGGTGCCATCTTTGGCAAGTTCCAGGGGTTAAAGGAGAGTCAGGCTCGTGAAGAAATGATAATGGCAAAGCATCATGCAACGGCTGAAGGAATCTGTAGTCAGAATGAGGTAAAATATCTCGCAGCTCATACGATGGAAGAGATGGAACAGGGCATCAGCCAATTGATTCATGCCGAGAGCGAGCGCCCGATGCTCCTGGAGGTTTTCACCGATATGGATGTAGATAACGAGATGCTGGAAGCTATCCAGAAGTGCTGA
- the queF gene encoding preQ(1) synthase, with protein sequence MDRKEDGLQALGAKTTYRMDYAPEVLETFVNKHPGNDYWVRFNCPEFTSLCPITGQPDFAEIRISYIPDVKMVESKSLKLYLFSFRNHGDFHEDCVNIIMKDLIKLMDPKYIEVTGIFTPRGGISIWPYANYGKPGTKYEKLAEQRFATHE encoded by the coding sequence GTGGATAGAAAAGAAGACGGTCTTCAGGCATTAGGTGCCAAGACTACATATAGAATGGATTATGCGCCAGAGGTGCTCGAAACTTTCGTGAACAAGCATCCTGGCAACGATTACTGGGTACGTTTCAACTGCCCTGAGTTTACATCGCTCTGCCCTATTACGGGACAGCCAGATTTCGCAGAGATTCGCATCAGCTATATTCCTGACGTAAAGATGGTAGAGAGCAAGAGTCTGAAACTTTATCTCTTCAGTTTCCGCAACCATGGCGATTTCCATGAAGACTGCGTAAACATCATCATGAAGGATCTCATCAAACTGATGGACCCTAAATATATAGAGGTAACAGGCATCTTTACTCCTCGTGGCGGCATCAGCATCTGGCCGTATGCCAACTATGGCAAGCCAGGCACCAAATACGAGAAACTGGCAGAGCAGAGATTCGCTACTCACGAATAA
- a CDS encoding queuosine precursor transporter, with protein sequence MDKKKTQVSVLFMLFSILFCVCLIAANVLETKQIAFGPISLTGGLIVFPVSYIINDVICEVWGYQKARLLIWTGFAMNFFFVALGAICDVIPAAPYWTNDAGFHAIFGLAPRIAAASFVAFIIGSFANAYVMSVMKIRDGGKHFSARAILSTIAGESCDSLIFFPLALGGVVPASELPWLMLWQVILKTAYEIVVLPLTIRVVKYVKKHEGEDAYDNNISYNVFKIFSLG encoded by the coding sequence ATGGACAAGAAAAAAACTCAAGTGAGCGTGCTGTTTATGCTTTTCAGCATCCTCTTCTGCGTTTGCCTGATTGCAGCAAACGTACTCGAAACAAAGCAAATCGCCTTCGGGCCAATTTCCCTTACCGGTGGACTCATCGTATTCCCTGTAAGCTACATTATCAACGATGTGATATGTGAAGTATGGGGCTATCAGAAAGCGCGTCTGTTGATCTGGACCGGCTTTGCGATGAACTTCTTCTTTGTGGCACTGGGTGCTATCTGCGATGTAATTCCAGCAGCGCCTTATTGGACCAACGATGCCGGTTTTCATGCCATCTTCGGTCTGGCACCCCGCATTGCAGCAGCCTCTTTCGTAGCCTTCATCATCGGTTCGTTTGCCAATGCTTATGTAATGAGCGTGATGAAAATCCGCGATGGCGGCAAGCATTTCTCTGCCCGTGCCATCCTCAGTACCATTGCAGGTGAGAGTTGCGACAGTCTTATCTTCTTCCCACTTGCCCTGGGCGGTGTGGTGCCTGCATCAGAATTGCCTTGGCTCATGCTCTGGCAGGTGATACTGAAGACTGCCTACGAGATTGTGGTACTGCCTCTGACCATCCGTGTAGTGAAATACGTGAAGAAGCATGAAGGTGAAGATGCATACGACAATAACATCTCCTACAATGTATTCAAGATCTTCAGCCTCGGCTAA
- the menB gene encoding 1,4-dihydroxy-2-naphthoyl-CoA synthase has product MREWKKIEGFDFKEIIFEEYNHIAKITINRERYRNAFTPLTTWEMAQAFNYCRDCLDIRVVILTGAGDKAFCAGGDMHVKGRGGYVGNDGVPRLNVLDVQMQIRRLPKPVIAMVNGYAIGGGHVLHVMCDLTIASENAIFGQTGPKVGSFDAGFGSSYLARMVGQKKAREIWFLCKQYSAKEAEEMGMVNKVVPLEKLEDTCVEWAEIMMERSPLALRMIKAGLNAELDGQAGIQELAGDATMLYYTMDEAQEGGKAFLEKRKPRFEDYPQFP; this is encoded by the coding sequence ATGAGAGAATGGAAAAAGATAGAAGGTTTTGATTTCAAGGAAATCATCTTCGAGGAGTATAATCATATCGCTAAGATTACCATCAACCGTGAGCGCTACCGTAATGCCTTCACGCCGTTGACCACTTGGGAGATGGCACAGGCATTCAACTATTGCCGCGACTGTTTGGATATCCGTGTGGTCATTCTGACGGGTGCCGGCGATAAAGCGTTCTGTGCAGGAGGTGACATGCATGTGAAGGGCCGAGGCGGTTATGTAGGTAATGACGGTGTACCTCGTCTGAATGTGCTCGATGTACAGATGCAGATTCGCCGTCTGCCAAAGCCGGTCATCGCTATGGTGAATGGTTATGCCATCGGTGGCGGACATGTGCTTCATGTGATGTGCGACCTGACCATCGCTTCAGAGAATGCCATCTTTGGACAGACTGGTCCTAAGGTAGGAAGCTTCGATGCCGGTTTCGGTTCTTCTTATCTGGCAAGAATGGTGGGTCAGAAGAAGGCTCGCGAAATTTGGTTCCTCTGCAAGCAGTATTCTGCCAAGGAGGCTGAAGAGATGGGAATGGTGAACAAGGTGGTGCCTCTCGAAAAGTTGGAAGATACCTGTGTAGAGTGGGCTGAAATCATGATGGAGCGTTCGCCTCTGGCACTCCGTATGATCAAGGCTGGCTTGAATGCCGAACTGGATGGTCAGGCTGGTATTCAGGAGTTGGCTGGCGATGCCACGATGCTCTATTATACGATGGATGAGGCTCAGGAAGGTGGCAAGGCGTTCCTTGAGAAGCGCAAGCCTCGCTTCGAGGATTATCCTCAGTTCCCATAA